Proteins encoded together in one Mycolicibacter minnesotensis window:
- a CDS encoding PucR family transcriptional regulator: MVDNSPASPVLPRSTLDLLSTVPDTLLRRLKHYSGRLATEAVSMMGDRLPFFAELEASQRASVALVVQTAVVNFAEWMHDPHGNVSHTAQAFELVPQDLTRHIALRHTVDMVRVTMEFFEEVVPLLARSEEQVTALTVGILKYSRDLAFTAASAYADAAEARGTWDSRMEASVVDAVVRGDTGPELLSRAAALNWDTTAPATVVVGTAPPGPDALAGQKASQDVRDVAERHGRAALTDVHGTWLVAIVSGPLAPTQKFFADLLGAFSDGPVVIGPTAPTLTAAYHSASEAISGMNAVVGWTGAPRPVLARELLPERALIGDTSAIAALHTDVMRPLAEAGPTLTETLDAYLDCGGAIEACARKLFVHPNTVRYRLKRIADFTGRDPAVPRDAYVLRVASTVGRLANQAQQASFSNTERPYATPLVTGAGPAEPQLGPKT; the protein is encoded by the coding sequence ATGGTCGACAACAGCCCGGCGAGCCCGGTCCTGCCGCGCTCCACGCTGGACCTGCTGAGCACCGTCCCAGACACCCTGCTGCGACGGCTCAAGCATTATTCGGGCCGGCTGGCGACCGAAGCGGTGTCGATGATGGGCGACCGACTGCCGTTCTTCGCCGAACTCGAAGCCTCTCAGCGCGCGAGTGTGGCGCTGGTGGTGCAGACCGCCGTGGTCAACTTCGCCGAGTGGATGCACGATCCGCACGGCAATGTCAGTCACACCGCGCAGGCCTTCGAGCTGGTTCCCCAGGACCTGACCCGTCACATCGCGCTGCGGCACACCGTGGACATGGTGCGGGTCACCATGGAGTTCTTCGAGGAGGTGGTGCCGCTGTTGGCGCGCTCCGAGGAGCAGGTGACGGCGCTGACGGTCGGCATTCTCAAGTACAGCCGCGATCTGGCCTTCACCGCCGCGTCGGCCTACGCCGACGCCGCCGAGGCCCGCGGCACCTGGGATTCCCGGATGGAGGCCAGCGTGGTGGACGCGGTGGTCCGCGGCGACACCGGTCCGGAGTTGTTGAGCCGCGCGGCCGCATTGAACTGGGACACCACGGCACCGGCCACGGTGGTGGTGGGCACCGCGCCGCCGGGCCCGGACGCCCTCGCCGGCCAGAAGGCCAGCCAAGACGTCCGCGATGTCGCCGAACGCCACGGCCGTGCGGCGCTGACCGACGTGCACGGCACCTGGCTGGTGGCCATTGTGTCCGGACCGCTGGCACCTACCCAGAAATTCTTCGCGGACCTGCTCGGGGCCTTCTCCGACGGTCCGGTGGTGATCGGGCCGACAGCGCCGACCTTGACGGCGGCCTATCACAGTGCCAGCGAGGCGATCTCAGGGATGAACGCGGTAGTGGGATGGACCGGGGCGCCGCGGCCCGTACTGGCCCGCGAGCTGCTACCGGAGCGGGCACTGATCGGGGATACCTCGGCGATAGCGGCCTTGCACACCGACGTGATGCGCCCGCTGGCTGAGGCCGGGCCGACGCTCACCGAGACGCTGGACGCCTATTTGGACTGCGGCGGCGCTATCGAGGCCTGCGCCCGCAAGTTGTTCGTTCATCCAAACACCGTCCGTTACCGGCTCAAGCGGATCGCTGATTTCACCGGGCGGGACCCGGCGGTGCCGCGCGACGCCTATGTCCTGCGGGTCGCCTCCACGGTCGGACGCCTGGCCAATCAGGCGCAGCAGGCCAGTTTCAGCAATACCGAGCGGCCCTACGCGACACCGCTGGTGACCGGCGCCGGACCCGCCGAGCCGCAGCTCGGCCCGAAAACATGA
- the aceE gene encoding pyruvate dehydrogenase (acetyl-transferring), homodimeric type, whose protein sequence is MTTEAVNQDLAKRPSSTGESDRVRVIREGVASYLPDIDSDETTEWLESFDELLARSGPARARYLMLRLLERAGEQRVAIPALTSTDYVNTIPTELEPWFPGDEETERRYRSWIRWNAAVMVHRAQRPGVGVGGHISTYASSSTLYEVGFNHFFRGKDHPGGGDQVFIQGHASPGIYARAFLEGRLSTHELDGFRQEHSHPGGGLPSYPHPRLMPDFWEFPTVSMGLGPMNAIYQARFNHYLHDRGIKDTSDQHVWCFLGDGEMDEPESRGLLHVGALEGLDNLTFVVNCNLQRLDGPVRGNGKIIQELESFFRGAGWNVIKVVWGREWDALLHADRDGALVNLMNVTPDGDYQTYKANDGGYVREHFFGRDPRTKALVANLSDQDIWHLKRGGHDYRKVHAAYRAAVEHKGQPTVILAKTIKGYSLGSYFAGRNATHQMKKFRLQDLKDFRDEMRIPIADAALEENPYLPPYYHPGEQAPEIRYLLDRRRALGGFVPQRRTQAKTLQLPGSAPYAAVKKGSGTQEVATTMATVRVFKELLRDKQLGPRLVPIIPDEARTFGMDSWFPSLKIYNRNGQLYTSVDADLMLAYKESEIGQILHEGINEAGSTASFTAVGTSYATHDEPMVPIYIFYSMFGFQRTGDGLWAAADQMARGFVLGATAGRTTLTGEGLQHADGHSLLLASTNPAAVAYDPAFAYEVAHIIESGLARMYGPNPENVYFYVTLYNEPYVQPAEPEGFDPEGLLRGIYRFRQAGEARSNTAQILASGVAVPEALRAADMLAADWDVAADVWSVTSWGELNRDGVAIERERLRHPEVPAQVPYVTQALADATGPVIAVSDWMRSVPEQIRPWVPGTYVTLGTDGFGFSDTRPAARRYFNTDAESVVVAVLAALAREGAIDASVAVTAATRYQIDDVLAAPEQTSDPGVA, encoded by the coding sequence TTGACCACTGAGGCCGTAAACCAGGATCTGGCCAAAAGACCCAGCAGCACAGGAGAATCCGACCGGGTTCGGGTGATCCGCGAGGGAGTGGCGTCCTACCTGCCCGACATCGACTCCGACGAGACAACCGAATGGCTGGAGTCCTTCGACGAATTGCTGGCCCGCTCCGGTCCGGCCCGCGCCCGCTACCTGATGCTGCGGCTGCTCGAACGCGCCGGGGAGCAACGCGTCGCGATCCCAGCACTCACCTCCACCGACTACGTCAACACCATCCCGACCGAGCTGGAACCGTGGTTCCCCGGCGACGAGGAGACCGAGCGCCGCTACCGCAGCTGGATCCGCTGGAACGCCGCGGTGATGGTGCACCGCGCGCAGCGGCCCGGTGTGGGCGTCGGTGGGCATATCTCGACCTATGCGTCGTCGTCGACGCTGTATGAGGTCGGCTTCAATCACTTCTTCCGCGGCAAGGACCACCCCGGCGGCGGCGATCAGGTGTTCATCCAGGGCCACGCCTCCCCCGGCATTTACGCGCGCGCCTTCCTGGAAGGCCGGTTGAGCACCCACGAGCTCGACGGCTTCCGTCAGGAACACAGCCACCCGGGCGGTGGCCTGCCGTCCTACCCGCACCCGCGACTGATGCCCGACTTCTGGGAGTTCCCGACGGTGTCCATGGGCCTGGGCCCGATGAACGCCATCTACCAGGCCCGGTTCAACCACTACCTGCACGATCGGGGCATCAAGGACACCTCCGATCAGCACGTCTGGTGCTTTTTGGGCGACGGCGAGATGGACGAGCCGGAGAGTCGGGGGCTGCTGCACGTCGGCGCGCTCGAGGGCCTGGACAACCTGACGTTCGTGGTCAACTGCAACCTGCAGCGCCTGGATGGCCCGGTGCGGGGCAATGGCAAGATCATTCAGGAGCTCGAATCGTTCTTCCGCGGCGCGGGCTGGAACGTCATCAAGGTGGTGTGGGGCCGTGAGTGGGATGCCCTGCTGCACGCCGACCGGGACGGCGCCCTGGTCAACCTGATGAACGTCACCCCCGACGGCGATTACCAGACCTACAAGGCCAACGACGGCGGCTACGTGCGGGAGCACTTCTTCGGCCGCGACCCGCGCACCAAGGCGCTGGTGGCGAATCTGTCCGACCAGGACATCTGGCACCTCAAGCGCGGCGGACACGACTATCGCAAGGTGCACGCCGCCTACCGTGCCGCAGTCGAGCACAAGGGCCAGCCCACGGTGATCCTGGCCAAGACCATTAAGGGCTACAGCCTGGGCAGCTACTTCGCCGGCCGTAACGCCACCCACCAGATGAAGAAGTTCCGGCTGCAAGACCTCAAGGACTTCCGCGACGAGATGCGGATTCCGATCGCGGATGCCGCACTCGAAGAGAACCCGTATCTGCCGCCGTACTACCACCCGGGCGAGCAGGCACCCGAGATCCGCTACCTGCTGGACCGGCGGCGCGCCCTGGGCGGTTTCGTGCCACAACGCCGCACCCAGGCCAAAACGTTGCAGCTGCCCGGCTCCGCGCCCTATGCGGCGGTCAAGAAGGGCTCGGGAACCCAGGAAGTCGCCACCACCATGGCGACTGTCCGCGTGTTCAAGGAGTTGTTGCGGGACAAGCAGTTAGGTCCGCGCCTGGTGCCGATCATTCCCGACGAGGCCCGCACGTTCGGGATGGACTCGTGGTTCCCGTCGCTGAAGATCTACAACCGCAACGGACAGCTCTACACCTCCGTGGATGCCGACCTAATGCTGGCCTACAAGGAAAGTGAAATCGGCCAGATCCTTCATGAGGGCATCAACGAAGCCGGCTCGACGGCCTCGTTCACCGCCGTGGGCACGTCATATGCCACCCACGACGAACCGATGGTCCCCATCTACATCTTCTATTCGATGTTCGGCTTCCAGCGCACCGGCGACGGCCTGTGGGCGGCGGCCGACCAGATGGCCCGCGGCTTCGTGCTGGGCGCCACCGCGGGACGCACCACGCTGACCGGTGAAGGCCTGCAACACGCCGACGGCCATTCCCTGCTGTTGGCCAGCACCAACCCCGCCGCGGTGGCTTACGACCCCGCGTTCGCCTACGAGGTCGCCCACATCATCGAAAGCGGCCTGGCCCGGATGTACGGCCCGAACCCGGAGAACGTGTACTTCTACGTCACGCTCTACAACGAGCCCTACGTGCAGCCGGCCGAGCCCGAAGGTTTTGACCCCGAGGGCCTGCTGCGCGGTATCTACCGATTCCGCCAGGCCGGAGAGGCGCGCAGCAACACCGCGCAGATCCTGGCCTCGGGTGTGGCGGTGCCCGAGGCGCTGCGAGCCGCCGACATGTTGGCCGCCGACTGGGATGTGGCCGCCGACGTCTGGTCGGTAACCAGCTGGGGTGAGCTGAATCGGGACGGTGTGGCGATCGAACGCGAGCGGCTGCGTCACCCCGAGGTCCCGGCCCAGGTTCCCTACGTGACGCAGGCACTGGCGGACGCCACCGGTCCGGTCATCGCGGTGTCGGACTGGATGCGGTCGGTACCCGAGCAGATCCGCCCCTGGGTGCCCGGCACCTACGTCACCCTGGGCACCGACGGATTCGGATTCTCCGACACCCGTCCGGCCGCGCGGCGCTACTTCAACACCGACGCCGAGTCGGTGGTGGTCGCCGTGCTGGCCGCGCTGGCCCGCGAGGGGGCCATCGACGCGTCCGTCGCAGTCACCGCGGCGACCCGCTACCAGATCGACGACGTACTGGCCGCTCCCGAGCAGACCTCGGATCCCGGGGTGGCCTGA
- a CDS encoding DUF3052 domain-containing protein produces MVAADNAPSLARKLGIESKQLVQEFGWDEDVDDDIRVDVEEAAGSELLDEDTDEVVDVVLLWWRDGDGDLVDTLMDAITALADDGVVWVLTPKTGRSGHVQPAEIAEAAPTAGLMPTSSVNLGDWSASRLVQPKSRAGKR; encoded by the coding sequence TTGGTCGCGGCGGATAACGCCCCGAGCTTGGCCCGCAAACTGGGCATCGAGAGCAAACAGTTGGTCCAGGAGTTCGGCTGGGACGAGGACGTCGACGACGACATCCGTGTCGACGTCGAAGAAGCCGCCGGCAGCGAACTGCTCGACGAAGACACCGATGAGGTGGTGGACGTCGTGCTGCTGTGGTGGCGCGACGGCGATGGTGACCTGGTGGACACCCTCATGGACGCGATCACCGCGTTGGCCGACGACGGGGTGGTCTGGGTGTTGACACCCAAGACTGGCCGTAGCGGTCATGTGCAGCCCGCCGAGATCGCCGAAGCGGCGCCGACTGCCGGTCTGATGCCGACGTCTTCGGTCAACCTGGGGGACTGGAGCGCCAGCCGTCTGGTGCAGCCCAAGTCTCGCGCGGGGAAGCGTTGA
- a CDS encoding peroxiredoxin — MLEVGAQAPDFTLKDQNQQSVTLSSFQGDKNVLMVFFPLAFTGICQGELDQLRDHLPSYVNDDSVALAISVGPPPTHKIWATESGFLFPVLSDFWPHGAVSEAYGVFNSDTGFPNRGTFVIDKSGIIRFAEMKQPGEARDQQLWLDALGALKG; from the coding sequence ATGCTGGAAGTCGGCGCGCAGGCTCCTGACTTCACCCTCAAGGACCAGAACCAGCAGTCAGTGACGCTGAGCAGCTTTCAGGGCGACAAGAACGTTCTGATGGTGTTCTTCCCGCTGGCCTTCACCGGCATCTGCCAGGGTGAGCTGGATCAGTTGCGTGATCACCTGCCCAGCTACGTCAATGACGACAGTGTGGCGCTGGCGATCTCAGTCGGCCCACCGCCCACCCACAAGATCTGGGCGACCGAGAGCGGGTTCCTGTTTCCGGTGCTGTCGGATTTTTGGCCGCACGGCGCCGTCAGCGAGGCCTACGGGGTGTTCAACTCCGACACCGGCTTTCCCAACCGCGGCACGTTCGTCATCGATAAGTCCGGCATCATCCGGTTCGCCGAGATGAAGCAGCCCGGCGAGGCGCGCGATCAGCAGCTGTGGCTCGACGCGTTGGGCGCGCTCAAGGGCTAG
- a CDS encoding zinc transporter Slc39a7 has product MSHHVHDQEHAHDAPHVHEHTHGELTHNHVHDAHEHAHLEHEHEHTHEDGTVHSHRHVHQVGLEHAGHAHSH; this is encoded by the coding sequence ATGTCGCACCATGTCCACGACCAAGAACACGCCCACGATGCCCCGCACGTACATGAGCACACCCATGGCGAGCTGACGCACAACCACGTGCACGACGCTCACGAGCACGCCCACCTCGAGCACGAGCATGAGCACACCCACGAGGACGGGACCGTGCACAGCCATCGGCACGTGCATCAGGTGGGATTAGAGCATGCTGGTCACGCGCATTCGCACTGA
- a CDS encoding ArsR/SmtB family transcription factor gives MHADNGPADRLPEDQVGLIVEVFRMLADATRVQVLWALTSREMSVNELAEHVGKPAPSVSQHLAKLRMARLVRTRREGTTIFYSMENEHVCQLVTDAVFNAEHAGPGVPPHHRVTPKLPAAAGEALPELRQRAIEQGR, from the coding sequence ATGCATGCAGATAATGGCCCGGCGGACCGGCTTCCGGAGGATCAGGTGGGGCTGATCGTCGAGGTCTTCCGGATGCTGGCCGACGCCACCCGGGTGCAGGTCTTGTGGGCGCTGACCAGCCGGGAGATGTCGGTCAACGAGCTCGCCGAGCACGTCGGCAAGCCGGCCCCGTCGGTCTCACAGCACCTGGCGAAACTGCGGATGGCGCGCCTGGTGCGCACCCGCCGTGAGGGCACCACGATCTTCTACAGCATGGAGAACGAGCACGTCTGTCAGTTGGTCACCGACGCCGTCTTCAACGCCGAGCATGCCGGGCCGGGGGTGCCGCCGCATCACCGTGTCACCCCGAAACTCCCGGCCGCTGCCGGAGAGGCGCTGCCCGAATTGCGGCAGCGCGCCATCGAACAAGGAAGGTGA
- the fadD8 gene encoding fatty-acid--CoA ligase FadD8 — MSTQSLRQPIHSGHLTVGALKRNKNKPVLFLGDTTLTGGQLAERISQYIQAFDALGADATGLLSLNRPEVLMIIGAGQIRGYRRTALHPLGSLDDHAYVLADAEVTTLIIDPTPAFVQRALGLLEKVPTLRQVLTIGPVPAELEGKAIDLAAEAATYEPQPLVPADLPADHIGGLTYTGGTTGKPKGVMGTVSSITAMTTTQLAEWEWPEHPKFLMCTPLSHAGAAFFVPTIIKGGELVVLTKFDPAEVLRVIEEQKITATMLVPSMIYALMDHPDSHTRDLSSLETVYYGASAMNPVRLQEAIDRFGPIFAQYYGQSEAPMVITYLAKGDHDQKRLTSCGRPTLFARVALLGDDGEPVQQGEVGEICVSGPLLSGGYWKLPEATADTFKDGWMHTGDLAREDEDGFYFIVDRTKDMIVTGGFNVFPREVEDVIAEHPSVAQVCVIGTPDEKWGEAVTAVVVLRPGADSDADAVATMTAEIQSAVKERKGSVQSPKQVVVVDSVPVTALGKPDKKAVRAQFWSGEARSVG, encoded by the coding sequence ATGTCGACGCAGTCACTGCGCCAGCCCATTCACTCCGGGCATCTGACCGTGGGCGCACTCAAGCGCAACAAGAACAAGCCGGTGCTGTTCCTCGGTGACACCACCTTGACCGGTGGTCAGCTCGCCGAGCGCATCAGCCAGTACATCCAGGCCTTCGACGCACTCGGTGCCGACGCGACCGGCCTGTTGTCGCTGAATCGCCCCGAGGTGCTGATGATCATCGGTGCCGGGCAGATCCGGGGATATCGGCGCACCGCGCTGCATCCGCTGGGCTCGCTGGACGACCACGCCTACGTGCTGGCCGACGCCGAGGTAACCACGCTCATCATCGATCCCACACCGGCGTTCGTGCAGCGCGCCCTGGGGCTGCTGGAGAAGGTGCCCACCCTGCGGCAGGTGCTGACCATCGGCCCGGTGCCCGCCGAGCTCGAGGGCAAGGCGATCGACCTGGCGGCCGAAGCGGCCACCTACGAGCCGCAGCCGCTGGTGCCCGCCGACCTGCCCGCCGACCACATTGGCGGTCTGACCTACACCGGCGGCACCACCGGCAAGCCCAAGGGCGTCATGGGCACGGTGTCGTCCATCACCGCGATGACCACCACGCAGCTCGCCGAGTGGGAATGGCCCGAGCACCCCAAGTTCCTGATGTGCACCCCGCTCTCGCACGCCGGTGCAGCATTCTTCGTGCCGACGATCATCAAGGGCGGCGAGCTGGTGGTGCTCACCAAGTTCGACCCGGCCGAGGTATTGCGGGTGATCGAGGAGCAGAAGATCACCGCCACCATGCTGGTGCCGTCGATGATCTACGCCCTGATGGATCACCCGGACTCGCACACCCGCGACCTGTCGTCGCTGGAAACGGTGTACTACGGCGCCTCGGCCATGAACCCTGTCCGGCTCCAGGAGGCGATCGACCGGTTCGGCCCGATCTTCGCCCAGTACTACGGCCAGTCCGAGGCCCCCATGGTGATCACCTATCTGGCCAAGGGCGACCACGACCAGAAGCGCCTGACCTCCTGCGGACGCCCGACACTGTTCGCTCGGGTGGCGCTGTTGGGTGACGACGGCGAGCCCGTGCAACAGGGCGAGGTCGGCGAGATCTGCGTGTCCGGGCCGCTGCTGTCTGGCGGCTACTGGAAGCTTCCGGAGGCCACCGCCGACACCTTCAAGGACGGCTGGATGCACACCGGCGACCTGGCCCGTGAAGACGAAGACGGCTTCTACTTCATCGTCGACCGCACCAAGGACATGATCGTCACCGGCGGATTCAACGTGTTCCCCCGCGAGGTCGAGGACGTGATCGCCGAGCACCCGTCGGTGGCCCAGGTGTGCGTGATCGGCACCCCCGACGAGAAGTGGGGCGAGGCCGTGACCGCGGTGGTGGTGCTGCGTCCGGGCGCGGACAGCGACGCCGATGCCGTGGCCACCATGACCGCCGAGATTCAATCCGCGGTCAAGGAACGCAAGGGCTCGGTGCAATCGCCCAAGCAGGTCG